A genomic segment from Paenibacillus sp. FSL K6-1096 encodes:
- a CDS encoding AAA family ATPase translates to MTRVSALANQKGSVGKTTTAVNLGICVVKEEER, encoded by the coding sequence ATGACAAGGGTAAGTGCCCTGGCTAATCAAAAAGGCTCTGTAGGCAAGACGACAACAGCTGTGAATTTGGGAATCTGCGTGGTTAAGGAGGAAGAGAGATAA
- a CDS encoding AAA domain-containing protein, producing the protein MLDARTVLRYFIEYEKMTALMENSLSKVEGELFSDDYLSNTSTLEEYSFRKKVTTIFKKVTDYKDIKNQLKKGKYSDVELTSSIELVVSGGMEIADFLSWISFVYADNRVNTEEFIKNLLVDTTTICYPLLKKKTKQETTIKPLITFKCRFEDQKLQVDSFFINRESLEIIIAKLTNCSTSEVAELEKTNLQELLSANDYTQQTNMFEIINILNRELSSRYGKALEHFKSYEGWQKLNQAFITYETLEDMTRPIFQKEIQRIIDLVSEKVKFPELLLNYLIGGQSTVEYNNSEEGKLFHYGSYSGSYPINEKQWHTLDAAQNHTLLSVNGPPGTGKSTLLKEIFADNMVKKARRLIEIWEQPWERFKERSSELYRYPITGSERTYSMVLTSTNNKAVDNIGLELLKEVEYFSQFVTNKEENEQINGFFCARLGNATNKESFMKNFVPMFIKGLEAEYNQYLLPEVKTQFNDAYNKLENMYGDIERFIEGREELVRFYSDNKITFISITEDRSRFLSEREGAEKRINELEISMNDLKDRYTDSQHNIRNLEQKVEETKLRLRVIPEEIKKGYSILEKYLKWKKRSWYGWLIPKRKVFFKEYPSETYIENRLIKNKEAEEQELLNKRLPSCINDLNVVNSTVLEIQEQLADQEMEQLVLTRKLQFLYKTIEMLESQMLKEQELFDKWELEKISLNSRFDFSCNPIILKKRHELYLLSLRVTEQYILLHAEKVIHNLNLICEGSWFNPFFNEGNKRDIQYAKGIQSLWDTMFLCFPVTTSTLHSFGERTFHLLPQLIDTLLVDEAGQIMPHYLSSPLFRSRRAIIVGDIEQLEPIRLLKSNVIEQFQPIPETHHNTLCVQRNSAQSYVDLNSDIYECDYQGKRKGMILTEHRRCEESIMLFSNQYVYGNILTIINKDNHDKLFERNLVAIDVRGLKDGRAHFNLSEVQVCKNLVDAYVKEYGEDIKGQIGIITPFSKQKEKLQASIAGVDIGTVHTFQGQEKKYIIFSSVIDSNISKKQGLAAFIGGRSNMLNVALSRAKEQFVLVGNLDVISNLKHNHLHHVLRIIMDKGVGISPYDEHFHTVSSDLEAISFALFTTPTDRMENENEVFSTYIREHIPQHLIITPEEHYQVLIEAIRHATKSIVIFSPWIMPYVVNEEFIGIVEVAMARSVEIRIGFGYRGGKGIDIHNINSIVMKDYALGRKSDIELSISKLKEVMGEALQYIPPIHSKILLVDDKYLFIGSHNWLSKIGKVSKRDEVSCLIVEDSMIQYLKERYIHIKLK; encoded by the coding sequence TTGTTAGATGCGAGAACCGTACTTAGGTATTTTATTGAATATGAGAAAATGACAGCCTTAATGGAAAATTCGCTTTCAAAGGTGGAAGGAGAACTCTTTAGTGATGATTATTTGAGTAATACCAGTACTTTAGAAGAATATTCTTTCCGTAAGAAAGTTACCACTATATTCAAAAAGGTTACGGATTACAAGGATATAAAAAATCAGCTTAAGAAAGGAAAGTACAGCGACGTTGAGCTTACATCTAGTATTGAACTTGTTGTTTCAGGAGGAATGGAGATAGCCGACTTTTTATCCTGGATCTCCTTCGTATACGCGGATAATAGGGTGAATACTGAAGAATTTATAAAAAATTTACTAGTGGATACCACAACAATTTGCTATCCACTTTTAAAGAAAAAAACGAAACAAGAGACAACGATAAAGCCCCTGATCACGTTTAAGTGCAGATTTGAGGATCAAAAACTTCAGGTAGATAGTTTTTTTATCAATAGAGAAAGCTTAGAAATAATTATCGCTAAGCTCACAAATTGTTCAACATCTGAGGTTGCTGAGCTTGAAAAGACTAACTTACAGGAATTGCTAAGTGCAAATGACTATACACAACAAACGAATATGTTTGAAATCATAAATATTTTGAATAGAGAGCTATCATCAAGATACGGGAAAGCCCTTGAACACTTTAAATCTTATGAAGGCTGGCAGAAACTTAATCAGGCATTTATTACATATGAAACATTGGAAGACATGACAAGACCGATTTTTCAAAAGGAGATTCAACGTATTATTGATTTAGTTTCAGAGAAAGTAAAGTTTCCAGAGCTGTTGTTGAATTATTTAATAGGGGGACAATCCACTGTAGAGTATAACAACTCAGAAGAAGGTAAGTTATTTCATTATGGAAGTTATTCTGGTTCGTATCCGATCAACGAGAAGCAGTGGCATACGCTTGATGCAGCTCAAAATCACACTCTTCTATCGGTAAACGGCCCCCCAGGTACAGGGAAAAGCACGCTGCTCAAAGAAATTTTCGCCGATAATATGGTTAAAAAAGCAAGGAGACTGATTGAAATATGGGAGCAGCCATGGGAGCGGTTTAAGGAGAGAAGCAGCGAACTATATCGATATCCGATCACTGGTAGCGAACGAACTTACTCGATGGTTCTAACTAGCACCAACAATAAAGCCGTGGATAATATTGGGCTAGAGCTACTTAAAGAAGTGGAATACTTTTCTCAATTTGTAACTAACAAAGAAGAAAATGAGCAAATTAACGGCTTCTTTTGCGCAAGATTAGGCAATGCCACTAATAAAGAGTCATTTATGAAGAATTTTGTTCCTATGTTTATTAAAGGGCTGGAAGCTGAATACAACCAATATCTTCTGCCTGAAGTAAAAACTCAATTTAATGATGCATATAACAAACTTGAAAATATGTATGGTGATATAGAGCGATTCATTGAAGGAAGAGAGGAGCTTGTTCGTTTCTATAGTGATAATAAAATAACATTTATAAGCATAACTGAAGATAGATCAAGATTTTTAAGCGAAAGGGAGGGGGCTGAAAAAAGGATTAATGAACTCGAAATATCAATGAATGATCTGAAGGACAGATATACAGACTCACAACATAATATCAGAAATTTGGAACAGAAAGTGGAAGAAACCAAGTTGCGATTGCGAGTCATACCCGAAGAAATCAAGAAAGGCTACAGTATATTAGAGAAATATCTAAAGTGGAAGAAGAGGAGTTGGTATGGGTGGCTTATTCCAAAAAGAAAAGTTTTCTTCAAGGAATATCCATCTGAAACTTATATTGAAAATCGTTTGATCAAGAATAAAGAGGCCGAGGAGCAAGAATTACTTAATAAGCGATTACCATCATGCATAAACGATCTTAATGTTGTGAATTCGACTGTATTAGAGATTCAGGAACAGCTTGCTGATCAAGAAATGGAGCAACTGGTATTGACACGGAAATTGCAATTTCTTTATAAAACGATTGAAATGTTGGAATCACAGATGTTAAAGGAACAAGAACTCTTTGATAAATGGGAGTTAGAGAAAATCTCATTAAACAGCAGATTTGACTTTTCGTGCAATCCTATTATTCTAAAAAAACGCCACGAGCTGTATCTACTTTCCTTGAGAGTGACAGAACAGTACATCTTACTACATGCAGAAAAAGTGATACATAACTTGAATTTGATATGTGAAGGCAGCTGGTTCAATCCTTTTTTCAATGAAGGAAACAAGAGAGACATTCAATATGCAAAAGGGATTCAGAGTCTCTGGGACACAATGTTTCTTTGTTTTCCAGTCACCACTTCTACCTTACATTCCTTCGGAGAGAGAACCTTTCATTTGTTGCCGCAACTAATTGACACCTTACTTGTTGATGAAGCGGGTCAGATTATGCCGCATTATTTGAGCAGCCCTTTGTTTCGATCCAGAAGAGCTATAATAGTGGGGGATATTGAGCAATTGGAGCCTATAAGGCTCTTAAAAAGCAATGTGATTGAGCAATTCCAGCCTATACCGGAGACACATCATAATACGCTCTGTGTGCAGCGCAATAGTGCTCAAAGTTATGTTGATCTTAATTCGGATATATACGAATGCGATTACCAAGGAAAGAGAAAAGGAATGATCTTAACCGAGCATCGCCGATGCGAGGAAAGTATAATGTTATTTTCGAATCAATATGTTTATGGAAACATACTTACCATCATTAATAAAGACAACCATGACAAGCTGTTTGAACGAAATTTGGTAGCAATAGACGTACGAGGTTTAAAGGATGGCAGAGCCCACTTTAATCTTTCGGAGGTGCAGGTGTGTAAGAATCTGGTAGATGCTTATGTGAAGGAGTATGGTGAAGATATTAAAGGGCAAATCGGTATTATAACTCCATTTAGTAAACAAAAAGAAAAGCTGCAAGCATCCATTGCTGGAGTAGATATCGGCACTGTACATACCTTTCAAGGGCAGGAGAAGAAATATATAATTTTCAGCTCAGTCATCGATAGTAACATTTCAAAAAAACAAGGACTTGCTGCATTTATTGGGGGGCGGTCTAATATGCTAAATGTAGCTTTATCCCGTGCAAAAGAACAGTTTGTGTTAGTTGGGAATCTTGATGTTATTTCCAATCTTAAACATAATCATTTGCATCATGTTCTTAGGATTATTATGGACAAGGGTGTAGGTATTAGCCCCTATGACGAACACTTTCATACTGTAAGTTCCGATTTAGAAGCTATTTCCTTTGCGTTGTTTACTACTCCCACTGATAGGATGGAGAATGAAAATGAAGTATTTTCTACATACATTCGTGAACATATACCGCAACATCTAATTATAACACCAGAAGAACACTATCAGGTATTGATAGAAGCAATTCGTCATGCCACTAAGTCAATAGTCATCTTCTCCCCTTGGATTATGCCGTACGTGGTTAATGAAGAGTTTATTGGTATTGTTGAAGTAGCGATGGCTAGAAGCGTGGAGATCCGAATTGGTTTTGGATATAGAGGGGGAAAAGGGATCGATATCCATAATATCAACAGTATTGTTATGAAGGATTATGCACTTGGAAGAAAATCAGATATTGAACTATCAATTTCAAAGCTTAAAGAGGTAATGGGAGAAGCACTTCAATATATTCCTCCTATTCATTCTAAAATTTTGTTGGTTGATGATAAGTATTTGTTTATAGGTTCTCATAACTGGTTATCCAAGATTGGGAAAGTTAGCAAACGTGATGAAGTAAGTTGTTTGATCGTTGAAGATAGTATGATTCAGTATTTAAAAGAAAGATATATTCATATTAAATTGAAATAG
- a CDS encoding helix-turn-helix transcriptional regulator, protein MYQRIRDLREDKDLTQTQMAEYLQCSQRIYSNYERGDVDIPTAILIKLADFHMTSTDYLLNRTNQKKPYSKS, encoded by the coding sequence ATGTATCAACGTATCCGGGATTTACGCGAAGATAAGGATTTGACGCAAACTCAAATGGCGGAGTATTTGCAATGCAGCCAGCGGATTTATAGTAATTATGAACGCGGTGATGTCGATATTCCCACTGCAATTCTGATCAAGCTGGCAGATTTTCATATGACGAGTACTGACTACTTACTCAATCGAACGAACCAAAAGAAGCCCTACTCCAAAAGTTAA
- a CDS encoding AAA family ATPase yields MIIKKVKIQNFKSFCGEFVLELSEGMNILVGNNEAGKSTILEAIHLALTGLLNGRQIKNELTQYYFNNTVVSEYLTKLEQRQSHELPYILIEIFLSGDNIALLEGNGNSDRAKESGISLKICFDEKYQAEYEQLVSKGDVKTLPIEYYDLVWSTFAREIITPKSIPLKSAMIDSSSNRYQNGSDIYISRIVRDNLEPADIVDISQSHRKMRDNFMGSESIQAINAKIQETAVLTGKKVELSVELLSKNAWENSLVTYLDDVPFHFVGKGEQCIVKTELALSHRRTREAAVVLVEEPENHLSHTKLNQFIKKITENQQDKQIIISTHSSFVANKLGLGNLILLNDKKAIKLNNLKPDTKSFFQKVAGYDTLRLILCKKAILVEGDSDELVVQKAYMLSNEGKLPIQDEIDVISVGTSFLRFLEIAVLLNKPVTVVTDNYGDVEAVNRKYSDYLGDDKNEGIKICFDPTVDEGNLVIGKSPFNYNTLEPKLLKVNELSKFNTIFGTEYADVDDMYKYMKSNKTECALKIFETAESVVFPEYIADAIR; encoded by the coding sequence TTGATAATAAAAAAAGTGAAAATCCAGAACTTTAAGAGTTTCTGCGGGGAGTTCGTTTTAGAACTTAGTGAAGGAATGAACATCCTAGTAGGCAACAATGAGGCAGGGAAAAGTACGATTCTTGAAGCGATTCATTTAGCACTCACTGGTCTTCTTAATGGCAGACAAATCAAAAATGAGTTAACACAGTATTATTTCAATAATACTGTTGTAAGCGAATACTTAACAAAATTGGAGCAGAGACAAAGTCACGAGTTACCATACATATTAATTGAAATATTTTTGAGTGGTGATAATATAGCGTTGTTAGAGGGTAATGGCAATAGCGATCGTGCGAAGGAAAGTGGGATCTCACTTAAAATTTGCTTCGATGAAAAGTATCAAGCTGAATATGAACAATTAGTTAGTAAAGGAGATGTAAAGACACTACCCATTGAATATTACGATTTGGTTTGGTCTACATTTGCTAGGGAGATAATAACGCCAAAAAGCATACCACTAAAATCGGCCATGATTGATTCATCAAGTAATCGATATCAAAATGGATCTGATATTTATATTTCTAGAATTGTTCGGGATAACCTGGAACCCGCAGATATAGTGGATATTTCCCAATCCCATAGAAAAATGCGAGATAATTTCATGGGTTCAGAGTCAATTCAAGCTATTAATGCGAAAATTCAAGAAACCGCCGTTCTAACCGGAAAGAAAGTCGAGCTTTCTGTTGAGCTGCTTTCTAAGAATGCTTGGGAAAACAGTTTGGTGACGTATCTTGATGACGTACCGTTTCACTTCGTTGGAAAAGGCGAGCAATGTATTGTGAAAACTGAGTTGGCTCTAAGCCATAGGAGAACAAGAGAAGCTGCAGTCGTCTTAGTTGAAGAACCTGAAAACCACCTATCACATACTAAATTAAATCAGTTTATAAAAAAAATAACGGAGAATCAGCAAGATAAACAAATAATTATTTCTACTCATAGTAGTTTCGTAGCTAATAAATTGGGGTTAGGCAACTTGATTTTATTAAACGACAAAAAGGCTATAAAGCTCAATAATCTAAAGCCTGATACAAAAAGTTTCTTTCAGAAGGTCGCTGGTTATGATACCCTTCGGCTGATTCTCTGCAAGAAGGCTATTTTAGTCGAGGGAGATTCCGATGAACTGGTAGTTCAAAAAGCATACATGCTTTCAAATGAAGGTAAATTACCTATTCAAGATGAAATCGATGTTATTTCGGTAGGCACTTCTTTCTTACGTTTCTTAGAGATCGCGGTATTGCTTAACAAACCTGTAACAGTCGTTACAGATAATTATGGAGACGTAGAAGCTGTTAATAGAAAGTACAGTGACTATTTGGGTGATGACAAAAATGAAGGTATTAAAATTTGTTTTGATCCGACTGTAGATGAAGGTAATTTAGTTATTGGAAAGAGCCCCTTTAACTACAATACATTGGAACCAAAACTGCTAAAGGTTAATGAGCTCAGCAAGTTTAATACTATTTTCGGAACAGAATATGCAGACGTTGATGATATGTATAAATATATGAAGTCTAATAAAACCGAGTGTGCATTGAAAATATTCGAAACCGCTGAATCTGTGGTATTTCCTGAATACATCGCAGATGCAATAAGGTAA
- a CDS encoding DUF6809 family protein produces MSLLEDLYYGKICPNEQICLNDPEYVQNSKLISERINILQAKLSSEDFTVLEEVMDLNSLLISISSASAYTLGFRTGAAMLIEVLEHKTKPIQTKEKLIFEQIKSDGREL; encoded by the coding sequence GTGAGTCTTTTAGAAGATCTATATTACGGTAAAATCTGCCCAAATGAACAAATCTGTTTAAATGATCCCGAGTATGTACAGAACTCTAAGCTAATCTCGGAGCGTATAAACATTCTGCAAGCAAAGCTGTCTTCAGAAGACTTCACCGTGCTCGAAGAAGTCATGGATCTGAACAGTCTCCTGATCTCTATCTCGTCCGCTTCTGCCTATACTCTTGGATTCAGAACGGGAGCTGCGATGCTCATTGAAGTATTGGAACATAAGACAAAACCTATACAGACTAAGGAGAAGTTGATCTTTGAACAAATAAAGTCGGATGGGAGAGAATTATGA
- a CDS encoding UvrD-helicase domain-containing protein, translating to MKTNRLVIAAAGSGKTTFLVNEAIRLREGNVLITTYTQANEAEIRKKFVELNGCVPSHVTIQTWFSTLLQHGIRPYQGGLYDEPIRGMLLVNEPSALRYVQGTRRVYFGEITHFKQYYFTSDSKVYSDKISKLVVRCNERSGGAVIKRLSSIYSHIFIDEIQDLAGYDLEIVKLLLKSDSSVLFVGDPRQVTYLTHIERKYDRYKEGRIKSLFKPSVEG from the coding sequence ATGAAAACTAATAGACTGGTTATCGCAGCTGCTGGTTCTGGAAAAACAACATTTCTTGTAAATGAAGCAATAAGGCTACGAGAAGGAAATGTACTTATTACAACTTATACCCAAGCAAACGAAGCCGAAATTCGTAAGAAGTTTGTTGAATTGAATGGGTGCGTTCCATCTCATGTTACAATTCAAACTTGGTTTTCCACTTTGCTACAACATGGAATTAGACCTTATCAGGGAGGATTATATGATGAGCCAATTCGAGGAATGCTTCTAGTAAATGAACCATCGGCTTTGAGATATGTTCAGGGAACACGTAGGGTTTACTTTGGTGAAATTACTCACTTTAAACAGTACTACTTTACAAGCGACTCTAAAGTTTACTCAGATAAGATTTCCAAATTGGTTGTCAGATGTAATGAAAGAAGCGGCGGTGCCGTTATTAAGAGATTAAGCAGTATCTATTCGCATATCTTTATTGACGAAATCCAAGACCTAGCAGGATATGACTTGGAGATTGTAAAGTTACTATTAAAGAGTGATTCAAGCGTGCTCTTCGTAGGCGATCCTCGTCAGGTAACATATCTAACTCACATTGAAAGAAAGTATGATCGATATAAAGAAGGGCGTATCAAAAGTTTATTCAAACCGAGTGTCGAAGGATAG